Within the Pseudomonas chlororaphis subsp. aurantiaca genome, the region GCCCAGGGCGGTGGCCATGACCTCGCGGGGCACGGTTTCCGCCGGGATGGTCGCCATGAACAGGGTGAAGCAGCCAAGGCCGGTGTAGGTCAGCAGCATCAGCACGCCCATCAGCAGCGGGCTGTTGGCGTAGAGCAGGGCGATCGGGCAGCAGGCGGCGACCAGCGAGAACAGCACCAGGGTCGGGCGACGACCGAAGCGGTCGGAAATCGCCGCCACGCCGAAGCCCCACAACACCCAGGCGCCGCCCAGGCAACTCATCACCGTGCCCATGCTCGCCGGGCTGTAGCCGCGGACCTTGACCAGGAAGGTCGGGGTGAAGGAAATCAGGATCACGAACCAGGTGAGGAACACGCAGCTGATCAGGGTGCAGAGCACGATGTTGCGGCTTTTCAGCAGGGCCAGGCGATTGACCGGTGCTTTGTCGTTGTCGCTGGTGGGGGCTGGCGCCGGCGCGTCGTTGCGCACGTAGCGCCAGATCAGCAGGGCGATCAGCAATCCGGGGATCAGCGAGACGATAAAGGCATGGCGCCAGCCGTAGGCCTCGGCCAGGCCGATCAGCACCGGCGGGCCGATCACCGCGCCCAGCAGCCCGGCCGCCGAGCCTTGTAGCAGGCCCATGTTCAGGCCCCGGCGATGGGGCGAGGAGGCCTCCACCATCAGCGACTGCGAGAGCGGCAGGATCGGCCCTTCGGCCAGGCCCATGATGCCGCGGAACAGCAGCAGGCTGAGAAAACCGCTGACCAGCCCCGATAGCGCCGAGCACAGGGAAAACAGGATCACCGCGACGATCAGCAGCGGCTTGCGCTTGCCACGCCGGTCCGACCAGGCCCCGACCAGCGCGCCGGACACCGCCCAGGCCAGGGCCAGGACCGACGACAGCATGCCCAGGTGGCTGTTGCTCAGTTGCAGCTCGTCGGCCATGAACGGAAACAGGAAGGACAGGGCCAGGCGATCGAAAAAGACGAAACCGAACGTCAGGAACAGCACGCCCAGCAGGATGTTCTCGTAACCGGCTTTATTGTTGTTGTAAGCCATGGTCGTTCTCCGCGGGAGGGACAGGTGAAAGTCGCGAGCTTCAGCGAAACAGCGTGTCGATATAGGCCGCGCCGAGGCCGATCTTTTCGTAGTGCGCGCGGCACATGGCGATGTAGGAGTGCACGTCGAAATAACCCTCCGGCTCGCCCTGTTCGTCGAGCCAGATCAGCGGGCCCTTGACGATGAAAAACGCGCGCATCGGTTGCTCGTGTTCGTAGGCCACCAGGGTGTGGCCTTCGCCCGGGGTCTCGTAGACGAAGTCGCCGGCGGTGGCGGTCCAGTCGTGCTCCAGGTAGCCCCACTTGCCGGACAGGGTGTAGGCGAACACCTCGTGGGGGTGGTAATGCCGGTTCACCAGCCCGGCGCTGCTGGCCATGAGGATGTCGCACCAGCGGTTCTCGCTCGGCGAGATCCACAGCGGCCGCGAGGACACGGTTTCGGTGAAGGGCACATAGAGCTTCAGGTCGTCGCTGGCGGCATTGGCCAGGTAGACCTCGGGCTTGGCGTCCGGCTTGAAGCAATTGGCGATCGGTTGCAGGTCTTTCCAGAATTCACGGCTGGCGGCTTCGGGCATGGTCGGCCTCTATTCGTTGTGGGAGTCGAGGCGACTTTAGGCGCGGCGCGCAGGCGGGGTTTTATCGAATCGGACAGGATTGTTGACTGGATCGGACGAGCGTTTTCCTACAGGTTTCAGGGACGCCGTTTACCCTGGCAATCGACTTGTGCCCACTGCGTTTCACGTTGACAGGGCATAAGCTTCATATATTAATGAACGGCCGCGGCCGTTATGTTCTGCGGCCTCGGGATCCGGTCAATGCCTTGCCGACCGGCGAACTTCCTGCCCATGAGAAGAATAAAAATGTCTCCATGCGCCTTGCTCGAAACCCGGCATGCCTGCACCCAGGGCATCGCCCTGGATCAGCGGCTGGCCTTCTGGGAGGACTACAACGCCTCCACCCTGGTCGGCCTCAAATGCAGCTCCTT harbors:
- a CDS encoding MFS transporter, encoding MAYNNNKAGYENILLGVLFLTFGFVFFDRLALSFLFPFMADELQLSNSHLGMLSSVLALAWAVSGALVGAWSDRRGKRKPLLIVAVILFSLCSALSGLVSGFLSLLLFRGIMGLAEGPILPLSQSLMVEASSPHRRGLNMGLLQGSAAGLLGAVIGPPVLIGLAEAYGWRHAFIVSLIPGLLIALLIWRYVRNDAPAPAPTSDNDKAPVNRLALLKSRNIVLCTLISCVFLTWFVILISFTPTFLVKVRGYSPASMGTVMSCLGGAWVLWGFGVAAISDRFGRRPTLVLFSLVAACCPIALLYANSPLLMGVLMLLTYTGLGCFTLFMATIPAETVPREVMATALGMIMGIGELVGGFVSPTIAGFAADRFGLSIVMWISCGGALLAALLALFLKETAPAVLARGRRAEPSPSSVLQGNQP
- a CDS encoding 2,4'-dihydroxyacetophenone dioxygenase family protein, which produces MPEAASREFWKDLQPIANCFKPDAKPEVYLANAASDDLKLYVPFTETVSSRPLWISPSENRWCDILMASSAGLVNRHYHPHEVFAYTLSGKWGYLEHDWTATAGDFVYETPGEGHTLVAYEHEQPMRAFFIVKGPLIWLDEQGEPEGYFDVHSYIAMCRAHYEKIGLGAAYIDTLFR